The Podospora bellae-mahoneyi strain CBS 112042 chromosome 7, whole genome shotgun sequence genomic sequence GAGGGTTTCTGCATGTGCTTTACTACTCTGCTCAGCGAGGAGTCGGAGCGCACAGTCAGGCCGCTTATTCACCAGCATCTCCTCAGGAAGTCCAATATTCTCACTCAACCACCGAAGAAGCCCCTCGATGGAAAGCCTTATATCTCCTTCAAGAACACGGACAAGAACCATGAGTACTTCTTGCTCCAAGGCAACCACGAGCCCATTGTGCGAGACGACTACATCATCACTCGCTACGTTGAGCGCAatctcctcaaccttgtCCGCGCCACCTCTACTCGGAGGtaccccatcctcatccaagGTCCCACATCCGCAGGTAAAACAAGCATGATTGAGTACCTGGCCAACTACACTGGCAACAAGTTTGTccgcatcaacaaccacgaGCACACCGATCTCCAAGAATACCTGGGCACTTATGTCTCTGATTCGGAAGGCAAGCTCAGGTTCCAGGAGGGTTTGCTCGTCCAGGCCATGCGGGAAGGCTCTTGGATTGTGCTCGACGAGCTGAACCTGGCGCCTACCGATGTCCTCGAAGCTCTCAACCGCCTGTTGGACGACAACAGGGAGCTGCTCATCCCCGAAACTCAAGAGATTGTCCGGCCGGCAGAGAACTTTTGTTTGTTCGCCACGCAGAATCCCCCTGGCTTGTACGGTGGCCGCAAAGTCTTGTCCCGCGCTTTCAGAAACAGATTCTTGGAGCTTCACTTTGATGATATTCCAGAAAGCGAACTCAAAGAGATTTTGCAGCAGAGAAGCAGGAACACGGCCCCTTCTGACTGCGGGAGAATCGTCAACGTTTACAAGCAGCTCACCCGCCTCCGTCAGGAGTCCCGTGTTTTTGAGCAAAAGAACTCTTTTGCTACGTTGAGAGATTTGTTCAGGTGGGCTCTTAGAGAGTCGGAGACACGACAGGAGATCGCTGAGCATGGCTACATGCTTTTGGCTGAGAGAGTCCGCAagccggaggagagggacgaGGTTAGGAAGGTTATCGAGCAGGAGTTCAGGGTCACTATTGACTCGGCCAAGCTGTATGATCTTGACAGTGCGCCTGAGCTGAGAAATGTCAAGGCGAGGAATAGCCAGGGGGTTATCTggacgagggcgatgaggcGGTTGTATGTTTTGGTCAAGAGGGCGATCAAGAACAATGAGCCGGTTTTGCTGGTGGGTGAGACAGGTTGTGGTAAGACGACTGTGGTGCAGTTGctggccgagtttgaggggCAGGGGTTGCACATTGTGAATGCGCATCAGAATACGGAGACGGGGGATTTGATTGGTAGTCagaggccggtgaggaaTAGGGGGGCGGTTGTGGATGCTCTGTTCcgggatttggaggagctggcgggtttgcttgagagggagagggggtctTTGGAGGAGTTGCAGGAGTGGTATAGGACTCTGTCGGCTGACGAGCTGGCGAGGGTTCCGGAGGCGTTGAGGACAAAGATTCATGCTGGGATCACGAGAAGCAAGGCCCTGTTTGAGTGGAGTGACGGTAGTCTTGTTCATGCCATGAGGGAGGGCAGCTActttcttcttgatgagattTCTCTCGCAGATGACTCGGTCCTGGAGCGTCTCAACTCGGTCCTTGAGCCTCAGCGCACGCTTCTTTTGGCCGAGAAGGGCGTCGACGACTCTTTTGTTCAGGGCACCGAAGGCTTCCAGTTCTTTGCTACCATGAACCCCGGTGGCGACTTTGGAAAGAAGGAGCTTTCTCCGGCTTTGCGCAACCGTTTCACTGAGATTTGGGTGCCCGCCTTTTCggatgtggaggatgttCATGACATTGTCGTCTCCAAGCTCGACAAGAGATTCAAGCAGGGGAAGAGCACCAAGTCGAAGCCTGTCTCCCAGATCATCGTCGAGTTCGCTTATTGGTTTGGCAAGACCTTCCGTCCTTCTTCGGCTACTGCTTTCTCGGTCAGAGATATCCTCTCCTGGGTCCAGTTCATGAACACGTGCCCCTTCAAGTCCACtgatctcggccttcttcacGGTGCGGCCATGGTGTTTATCGACACCATCGGTGCCAACCCCTCCGCTCTTATCTCGGTCGACCCCAAGGAGATGGCCTCACAGCGCCAGCAATGTCTCGAGCAGCTTGGTGCTCTTTGCGGCAAGGACCTCAGCCAGCTGTACTTTCAAGAGCCAGAACTCGAGATCACCCCCGGAGCTCTCTCCATCGGGGATTTCGGTGTCGAGAGGTTCGAGGCTGCCGAGCCTGATGCCGGTGATGAGTTTGCCGTTCCTACCACCAAGATGAATGCCATGCGCGTGATTAGAGCGCTGCAAGGGACGAAGCCGATTTTGCTGGAGGGTAACCCTGGTGTGGGCAAGACTACGTTGATTAcggctttggcgagggcTTGTGGACGGCCGCTGACGAGGATCAACCTGAGTGATCAGACAGATCTGATGGATCTGTTTGGTACGGATgtgccggtggagggggcggaggcgggTAATTTTGTCTGGCAGAATGCGCCGTTTTTGGAGGCGATGcagaagggggagtgggtCTTGTTGGATGTAAGTGACACTGTTTTGGATCAGGGATAGGGGGGCTGTGACTGACATGGTTTTACAGGAAATGAACTTGGCTTCTCAGACGGTTCTGGAGGGTTTGAACGCCTGTCTTGACCATCGTGGAGAGGTGTACATTGCCGAACTGGACCAGGTTTTCAAGCGCCATCCCGACTTCAAGCTGTTTGCTGCCCAgaatcctcatcaccagGGCGGTGGTCGTAAGGGTCTTCCTAGTTCGTTTGTCAACCGTTTCACTGTGGTCTACTCGGACGTCTTCACCAAGGAGGATTTGCTTCATATTACGGCCAAGAAGTTCGCCAAGATTGGGGAAGATACTCAGCATCGTCTTATTGAGTTTATGTCGAAGCTTGAtgacgaggttgttggcAGACGGTCGTTTGGTGCGCTCGGGTCTCCGTGGGAGTTCAACTTGCGTGATACCCTTCGCTGGGGCGATTTGTTGACTTCCGACAAAGCCCTCTTGGCCGACCGCAAGCCGGATGATTATCTTGATGTCATTATTCGACAGCGTTTCCGGTCGGAGCGTGACCGTGAGGCGGTCAACAAGCTCTTTGCTGAGATCTTTGAGCGGATGCCTGAGCAGCATGGCCTCTACCATGATATCAATCCCTATTTCTGCCAGGTCGGGCTTGCTACCATCAAGCGGAATGCGCTGTCGCAGCCGACGCAATTCCCGGCGATTGATCCAATTGCCAGGCTCAAGGAGATTGAGTCGATTTTGATTGCTATTGAGCAGGACCTGCCGTGTATCTTGGTTGGTCCTTCGGGCAGTGGGAAGTCGTCTCTTTTGGCCCACGTTGCGGCTTTGGCTGGTAAGCCTTTGGTCATCTTCCCGCTTAATGCGGATGTCGATGCCATGGATCTTATTGGTGGCTTTGAGCAGGCTGATCCTCACCGTGAGGTGCAAGCGGCGTTGTCCAGGTTCAGACAGGCTCTTCAGGACCAGATTCTCAGCACTCTGCCAAGCATGGTGGCGCGTGTGGCTCTAGATGTGTTGACTACCTTGGGGTCCTGCTTGACCGGGGAGGCTCATCAGTATGAGACTCTTCTGCCACTCATCGAGAGCCTTCAGGTCGATCCAGCTGTCAACCAGGAGCTCGCCACTCTTTTGGATCAGGCAAAGGAGGCTTTGCACAAGCCGTTGACGCTCGAGAACCCGAGATTCGAGTGGCTCGATGGTGTCATTGTTCGGGCTGTCGAGACTGGCGCTTGGTTGGTCCTCGATAATGCCAACCTTTGCAGTGCTTCTGTGCTGGACAGACTGAACTCGCTCTTGGAACGGCCGAATGGTATCCTCAGCATCAATGAGCACAGTGGTCCGGGTGGTGAGCCGAGGATCATTAAGCCCCATCCTGATTTTAGGATTTTCCTCACGGTCGATCCGAGGTATGGAGAGCTGTCGAGGGCTATGAGGAATCGTTCGGTGGAAATTTATCTTGATGTTCTTCCTGCTGGGAcaagtgttgttgttgagaggatTGCACCTGTTGATGGGACGCTTCAGAGATACCATACTGCTGCGAAGTTGGCGTCGTCTCAAGGCACCGAAGAGGGACAGCTTATTCCTTTGGCGTTTGATGCCATCTCCCTTGGAGACAGCAGCCGTCTTGATGCttacatcaacatcatccgcGAGGCTCTCAGCGATGGCTCGCCATCTCCTGTTCAGTCACCCGACGTCCTGCAACATCTTGACCTGCTCTTGTCTTACATCCACCATGAAGACGCCGGTGAACTCCGCCAGGCCATCGCGGGGTTGTACACCCCGTCCCCGGACAAGATGCTCATGCCTCTTCACCCGTTGATCAACTCCCCTATGATGCCGCTCCTGGACCAAGCCCGCGAGGGACTCACCTGCTGGCTGGCAGTCTGCTACGAGCTCTTTATCGACATCCAAAAAGCAGAAAAAGCCATGGCTGGCCAACTCTCCAAGGTCAACGTCAGCAAGCCATCCTCATTGAACCGCCTGCAGAGGTCGTTTGTCGCGGACAAGGTCGCTTCCCTCGCCAAGGACTCCACGGTCAACTCTGTCCGGTTTTTGGCGTCGGTTGCCAAGGCGATCAAGGGGTACATCTCCACCAGCACTGCCGAGCCTGGAAACTGGAAACAGCGCCGCGCTATCCTCCGCCGCGTGGTCCTCTTTTGGAAGAGGACATTCTCCTTCCTCATTGCGTCTCAGTTTGAGGAAGCGAGATTCCAGTCCCATTTGACTCAGGGTGCTAACCTCCTCCGCCGATCTCTTGCCATGGCTGGTcgagatgatgaggggatTCAGAAACTACTTGTCTTGATTGGGGAATTTCTCGAGCGGGACTTTGTCGTTGGGTTCAAGCTTGGGACAGGTCTCTCCATGGAGACGATGTGGCGGGCTTTACGTCCTGATCCTATTGCTGACCAGGCTACGCTTGAGCAAGtgatggagctggagaggttggcggataggtttgatgagatgaggtggagggttgatgttgatatcGCCACCCTGAGAACAGTTCAGGATTCCATGGCGAGGATCTATGCTGTTGTTCGCACGGGGAAGGTGGATGGTGCCTCTCTCGTCAAGGACCTCCAACAGGAGATTTCTGCGTTGGAGGCAAAGATTGGGGTGCACTCTGCCGCTCACGAGCCCTTTTTCGCGAGTAGttttgaggggttgaggcAGGTGGGGGTGTTGCATAGGATATCAACCGGGGGGAGGatcggggaggggagtggtgaTGTGGATGTTTTGTCGAGCTTGCCTACTGCCAGTCTGATGAGGATTCAGTGTATGAAGGGGACGGGTTTGCAGGGGGTGGATTGTGTTCTTGCGCAACAGGGACAGGGGAGTGAGGTGGTGCACccttgggagggggagcttTCAAAGgcgttgttgaggaggtatGAGGCTGCAGCTTCGGCGAGTTTGGGCCAGCTGAGGagtttggaggtggagatgccTATCATGGGGCGGGCGTTGGCGGGGGCGAGTGAGGCGCTTGCTGCTGATCCTCTGGGGAAGGCGGAGGGGCttttggtgaggttgatgggtgaGGTGATGAGTGCTCATGACCCGTCCCAGAAAGGGGGAgtggaggtgttgtttgAGAGTTTGGTCAAGGGGGCCAGgatgggggcggtggagttgggggagctggggggttggttggagcAGAGTGAGCAGCTtcagatgatggaggggggagattgGCCGGAGCATGTGGTGAAGGTTTTCAGAGGTCACTTTGCAAAGGCTTTGTTGGcgctggtggcggcgaggaaggggttgcAGCCTAGGTCGGCGTTTGCGAGCATTGCGTGGGTGAGGTTTGCGCTGGGGTGTGTGACGCTTTTTGTGCCGGATAAGATCTTTGATCCGCATCATCGGGCGCAGATTGAGGCCGAGGAGCATCATGAGCTTTACGTGGGTCTTCAGAGGGAGATTGCTGCTCTTGAGGCCTTTGAGGTGGCGTTTACCGGTCAGAAGACGGGCATCCGATTGAAAGCTCTGgctgaggaggcgggtgggttgggagagCCGCCTGCGGTTCAGTCGATTTACCGtcctgggggtggtgagctgcgCAGTTTGCAGGGGGAGTTTAGCAATGTTCTTGGTGCCCTTTTGGCGAACGATGTTGCGACGACGCATCTCAAGTCTATCATGTCGTCTTCGACTGAGGTTACTGAGGAGCTTTCGCTGGTGGAGCAGAACGTCTCGCTTCTTATTCATCGGTTGACTTCCCGGTTTGGGGCTTATCAGGATCTGACCATGCCGCTGGTCAGTTTCCTTCGCTGCCTCAAGATGGGCCTTTCCCTTGGGAGGGGTGTTGTACCCCCTGCCACGGCATCTGAGGAtaacgaagacgaggacaACAAATCCGAGGTCTTGGTCTCTGTCACGCCCTTCCTTCAGGGGACGGTCTACCGTGCCGAGACGGAGGATCTTCCCCTGAGAAACTTTGCGTTCTTGTATTTTGTCCAGacggttgctgctgttgaaggCAGGAATCAACTTCCCCCATCCATGAGGAAACAGCTCTTTGAGTCACTGGCCTTCATCCACGAAGTCTACAGCAAGAAGTTTGAAGAGGACAAGCGCAAGGAAGTCGAAGCTAGCGGGCTGAGTTATGTCCACAAGGGCAGcttggaggacgagaaggagtATGACCGGCAGGAATTCGACAGCCTCTTCCCTGATTATCAAGACGAGGGCGACAACGATGATCacgacaagaccaaggtcAGGAAGCCCAAAAAGTCGAAGCGGTCGGGCAAGGATCTCGCGGTGATGCTCGCCGAGGCGCATGAGAAGATTTTCCTTGGGAGTCAAGAGCCGCAGGTGATGATCAAGGAGCTTTGCACACAGGTTGCCAGGACAGTCGCCAGATCAAAGGGTGGGCAAACGGGCCCGGAGATGGACGCCATGCTACTCCCCGCTACGCTGCTTGTGTTTGAGGACTCGGTCAAGGCCTTTTCGGCCAGTGTCGAGACGGGCGATTACAACTTTTACACTGATGCCCACCTCGCTGAGGTTCGCAAGGTTTTGAACCTGGTTAATGCCATCCGCAATCGGTTCCTTGAACTGCAAGGGATCGACGAGAttggccatcatcaaacgCTTGCTGATGTTATCCTTGCGTGTGACAAGGTTCTCGAGATGGCTATTGACGACCCGCTTGCCAAGATTATCACAGCGATTGAGAAACTGCACGCTCATGTTTACGAGTGGCATGAAGGCGGCTGGGCTACGGCTGCTAATAAGGCTGTGGCGCTGTATGAGAAGCTGCGGGATACGATTTGTGactggaggaggttggagctGTCGTCTTGGTCGCGGTTGCTGGAtgtcgaggtcaagaagacGCATGATGCGGCCAAAGCTTTCTGGTTCGACGCGTACAATGACGTTATCCTCAAGTCGTGCGTGTTTCttgaggaggggttgctCAAGGAGTATGCGGTTGAACTTTTGGAAACCCTCTCGACGTACTTTACTGGTGATCGCTGCACTGTTGGGCAGTTCAAAGcgcggttggggttgttgaggcaGTTGAAGAGCCAGCTTGATCTGCTGACgagggatgagaaggagtttgGCGTTGTTGGCGATGCGGTGGAGAATAGTATCAGGTACTATGGACGGTATCTGggcaaggtggaggagtatATCAAGAATGGGAGGCAGCCGCTGGATAGGAGTATGAAggatgtgttgttgatggggaagTGGAGGGATAAGAATATTGAGGCTTTGAGGGCGAGTGCACGGAAGTCTCATGAGAAGCTGTTTAAGCTGGTGAGGAAGTTCAGGGCGGTGTTGGAGCAGCCTGTCAGGGTCATTACTGATCAAGGgctgccggaggagaagtatgagggggttgttgggggggagatggtggtcaagaaggtTGAGCACAGTGTGGATCCCAAGGCTATCGAGGTGTGCCGGGAGATGGTCCCTGGGATTGAGGCTCATCCTCAGTGGAGTCGGATGGTGAATCTACCCGGGGTGCTGAAGGCTATGGGGAGACACGGCTCGCTGCCTgcgggtgttgttgaagctgcGAAGACGGTGGATGAGTACATCACTGATTTGGTCTCTTCGATTGCCgagttgaggaaggagacgCCTAGCACGCTTACGGATGAGAATAAGGAGGCTGTGAGACATCTCAAGACTCGCAAGGTTACGCTCTTTAGCGAGACCCTCAAGACCCTTCGCGCTATGGGCTTCAGCCGCAACTTGGGCACGAACATTCTCGACAAGCAGAGCAGTACGCAAAAGGTTCTTGTtgggtcggggttggtgccTCATCTTTCTGGGCCGGAATTGGACGCGCTTGAGTACTTTTACCACAAGACTCTTGACCTAGCTCCCAAGGTCCGCAAGGCTGCCAATGATCATAATGAGGATCTCAACagggaggttgtggggagGAGTGTTGGTTTCTTTGAGGGCGTGCTGCATGTCATGTTCAAGCAGAGGCAGTTTTTGTCCAAGACTGCGCATGCTGATCAGGCACTCGAGGAGGCGATTGCCTACGTCAGGCAGCTTTCTATTGCTGGAGAAGGCTCTTTTGCGCCGGAGACCAAGCAGACCAACTACGCTCAGGTGCTGAAGTGGTTGGTGCAGATTGTCAAGTTTGGTGTTCATCTCGTTGATGTTCACGGCAAGCTTGGTCAGATTGATAATGAGCCTGTCGAATCTAGGTTGGGTGCTTGGGTTGAGACGTTTGCCAAGTTGGAGAAGACTCAGCTGAATCTGCCTCAACTTCCCGAAGGCTTTGTTTCCTTGCCCCAGGAGACTCTCCAAGTCGACGTCGAGAGGGAGTTGGCCGCTTTGAAGACTGACCTTCAAGCCCTGGTTCAAGAGCGTCCTGATCTGGCATTTGTGATGGAGCAAATCAACCTCTGGACCGACATCCAAACCACCGCCGAAATCACCAACGGCCCCCAACACTCTGGTATCGACACCTTTGCCAACTCAGCCCTGACCCTCTCAAGCAAAATCTTGGTCGCCCTCCAAAACTTCCAAAAGGtcgcctccaccctccccgcaaCAACAGAAGACCCAAGCTGGCTTGTGACATACGGGGAGGCCCTCCAACAGTCCATCGACGCCCTCCGCATGCCCACCATCACAAACGACATCACCTCTCTAATCTCCCAGCTCCGCTCCATTCCCACACCATCAGTCGCCACCCCGATTTTACGACTAGTTTTACCCATCCTACAACAATACTCGGCCTCCTGCCTTGACAACATCACCCAattcacctccctccaccgcACCCTCTGCCGCCTAGGCtacaccctctccacctccttcaccatcatctcctcccaaGGCTTCTGCACGCCCAGCGAACCGTCCAACGAGAAGTCCAACGAAACCGGCAACGTCGAAAACGACGGCACTGGCCTCGGCGACGGGGAAGGAGCAGAGGATATCAGCAAGGACATCCAACCTGACGAGGACCTCACCGAGCTGGCTCAAGACAAGAATAATAACACGCAGGGTGACATTGAGGAGCACGACGACGCGGTTGACatgggggatgatgagctggaggGTGAGCTTGGGGATGTGGCGGGtaaggatgaggaagaggaggataaggacgggagtgatgatgagggggatgatgaggatgtggatGAGCAGGCTGGGGATGTGGATGATCTTGATCCTACGGCggtggatgagaagatgtgggatgggagtggggaggatgaggcggagaaggatcagcagggggagggggagaagggggagagggatgagaGTGatactgttgctgctgaggagaagaaagacgataaaaagaagaaggaggaagagaataaaggggaggggaatgagaagggagaggaggataaagaaggggaggatgaagaagaggaaggggagccGGGGGATGAGAATGAGGGggtggcgatggaggagTTGAATAAGCAGGATCAGAATGTGGATGAGCAGGAGACGTTGGCGTTGCCCGAGGATATGGATGTTGACATcagtgatggtgaaggggaggaggaagatgatttGGATGGGTTGAGTGACGTTGATCCTGATAAGattgatgaagaggagaagagaactggggaggatgatgctgataGCGATAATGGCGAGGAACAAGaaaagggagaggaagaacaTCAGAAAGACGAGGAGATTGACGAGGCGGGggcggaagaagaaggaaagatcGATGCCGCGggtgagagagaagaggagatggatgttgacGAGCAAGGGGACGAAGGCagggaagatgaagaggagaagcccaagccGATGCaggatgatggcggtggtgctgatcAGAATGACGTCGCGCCTAGCGAGGTTCAGAACGGGGGTGGTCAGGCGCAAGATGATGCGAATGATATGGAGCAGGATGAGACGGAGAACAAGGCTGCGCAGAGGGAGTCTGGCGCTGTGAGCAAGCAGCAGGCCGAGCAAGACAAGGCGCCTGGTACGGAGGGTCAATTGTCGACGATGGACCAGGAGCAGGGTCCTTCTGATCAGCCGGAGGATGACTCCAAGCAGGCTCAGCCGTTCAAGAAGCTGGGTGATGCTTTGGAGAGGTGGTATCGCAATCAAAAGGACATCCAGGCTGCTGACAATCAAGAGAGGCCCGAGAAGCAGGCGGAGGACATGTCCAAGGCCGAGTTTCAGCATCTGCAGGATGACACCGCCGAAGCAGACGCGCAGGCTTTGGGGACGGCGACGGACGAGGAGGCAAAACCCATGGATGATGCCATGGCCATCGACAacgagatggaggagcaAGGGCAGCAGGTTCTTTCCGAAGATGAACAACCCGAGGAAGGGGGCGATGTCGATATGGAGGATGCCGAGCCGGCCGAACCCCAAGATGGCATCAAGAACGAGCGTGAGGACGGCCGTTCAGGCGTGGCTACCCACCGGGGCGCtccagacaacaacaagaccccCGGTGACGAATCCGCCCCCAATGGcgccgaagacgaagacgttCAAGAAACTTCTACTCAACTCTCCGCCACCCATCTTACGGATGAAGaccgccctctccgcccttACGACGAGGCACTAGAGCTCTGGTCGACCTTCCAGCAGAAAACCCAAGGTCTTTCCCAGTCTCTGTCCTCCCAACTGAGGCTGATCCTCGCACCAACCCAATCAACCAAGCTCTCGGGGTCCTTCCGCACAGGAAAGCGACTCAACATCAAGAAAATAATCCCTTACATCGCCTCGTCGTACAAGCGGGACAAGAtctggatgaggagagcCATCCCCTCCAAACGCGCATATCAAATCCTGTTATGTGTGGATGACTCCAGCTCCATGTCTGACGAAAACAGGTCTTCCTCTGGCCGTCTCGCGCTCGAATCATTAGTGATGGTCGCCCGCGCCTTGACAATCCTCGAATCAGGCCAAATTGGAGTCCTGGGCTTCGGAGAAGAAGTCTTTACCGCCCACTCGCtaacctcaccctccttctcctctggCGACACAGGCGCGAGGGTCCTCCAGAATTTCACCTTTCAGTCTGCCGGGACGGATATGATCAAGCTCATGCGCGGGGTGATCGATCAGTTCCGTGACGCCCGCCTAATGTCccagggaggggaagatcTCTGGCAATTAGCGCTAATCTTGTCTGACGGCCTGGTCCAGTCGAGGGATCATGCCAGGTTGAGACCCctgttgagggaggcgaCGGAGcagagggtgatggttgttTTCGTTGTCATGGACGACGTCAGGGATAAGAAGGGGCATAGCGTGCTGGAGCTGAAGGAGGCGAGGTTTGGGGCTGATGGGGTGCCGGTTGTGAGGCGGTATCTGGATAGTTTTCCGTTTGAGTATTACTTGATTGTGCACAATCTGGAGGACTTGCCGGGGGCGCTggcgggggtgttgaggagttGGTTTCAGGAGGTGAATGCttagggggtgggtgggtaggtggtgatgatgggggaggagaaaatATGAAAAGAATAAAAGAAAATGAAGATAAGTAAATaaacaaaaagaagggaaaagaTAGATTGGGAGAGGGTTTGCATTTTTGGGAGTTTTATGGGCTGGGAAATatgggaagggaaaggaatGGGAAACGTTTGCAAATTTTTTGGTTCATACATGGGGAATGGAAAATAAaatggtgttttgtttttataTTGCCGAGACTATGCGTGTCAACTCTGGAGTCTACATATATTCCAACTTGGTCATGTTCACAGTGGTAAGGGCAGTAGTAGATTATATCAAGATAAAAAACCGTCTGATGATATAATTCGaggtaaaaagaaaatcttgtgtttttctttttacctCGAACTGCAACATCAAAACAGGTTTTCACCTTAAAATTGAAATATTATAtcctctctcctctcatTCCCCCCACCTTATACTATCAACCCATAccatccatcacccatcaATCAGGTTCTGTCATACCCTCATTTCCCCTaccccccaaacaccaaaaccccaTTAAAAAATCCCTCCCAAGAAAGTCCCAGCCCTCCCTTTGCCTCCCCTTTTTATAAATATCAAACGCTGACCCACCCCAATTCTATCCATTTGCTATGccaaatccaaccccccaaaaaaaagaaaaaaaaaaccccttTTTGTGACCCCAAGCCCGATAGATAAATCTAAGCAGTAATAAAATCCGCCATccaccccaactcctccctcaaatcatccaccaacccaccccccaacccccccaacatcGGAAGTCCACTCTCGAACGGCTTATCCCCCACCGTGCCCGCAGTCTTTGGCAGGCTGTATGTTGACTTGTTGACCTTTGAtcccaaccccgccacctcactcttcttctcttcaacctcttcctcctctccatcatcatcctcagcaTCGATATCATCATTGTCCGAGTGGTAGAACCCGGGCACGCCACCGACCGAGTCAGGGGATTGCGGCTCCGACACCGCCGGTGGTGCAGTGGTAAACCTTGATCGGAGGACGCCAGGGCCCGATGAAACAGGGACGATAGGAGAAGGTTGCTTAGGGAGGTTGCTAAACCTGCTGACGGGGAGGGGTGACGAGCCAGGGAATTCCACCGGCTCTACTGAAAACGAGGCAGGGGCGATAGTAGGAGCGGGCGAAGCACcccgttgaggagggggagacaGCCCAGTGTACTGCATAAACTCTGACACAGCCGAAGTAGCAAagttgtcgtcgtcttcgtttTCTTCAACAATGTCCTCCGGGATGGCTAGTGTGTTGTTGACAGactgctcctcttccaaaGGGGCGTCATCCACCAAGAACCGACGAAGAGACTCGGGGGAGATGTCCCTCGACCGGGAACCCTCCGAGCGCGCGGTGGCTCGCTCATCATCAGACATTGCTGTTGGCGGCAGAGTCGACTCCTTGAGCGAAGAGGAGCTGGTTTTGCGGCTGAAGAGCTTGCGCGGCGAGAAAGACCAGCCCGAACCGGGAGAGATGCTGCGGGCTGAGCgcttgtgctgctgctgcatgcgCTGCGGCGCCGTGTCCAAGCGGCGAGGTGCAGCGGCAGTGTCAACGATGGGTGCGGCTGGCTTGAGCTTCGCATATTTGGCTGCAGGGTCCATGGTCTTAAAGTCGGTTGAGCGAA encodes the following:
- a CDS encoding hypothetical protein (EggNog:ENOG503P3S7), translated to MDPTATLFTFMLQTHPSVQTVHLIGSWDNFNKPYTMERDSRRNKGQWRGCHNFEDIICDGDAGNAPKRSGGLKMGQTYYYYYEVNGSSEVHDPSLPSTTACPYLPGQPVNTLWIPVEQSLRKRSGSLNSLRSTDFKTMDPAAKYAKLKPAAPIVDTAAAPRRLDTAPQRMQQQHKRSARSISPGSGWSFSPRKLFSRKTSSSSLKESTLPPTAMSDDERATARSEGSRSRDISPESLRRFLVDDAPLEEEQSVNNTLAIPEDIVEENEDDDNFATSAVSEFMQYTGLSPPPQRGASPAPTIAPASFSVEPVEFPGSSPLPVSRFSNLPKQPSPIVPVSSGPGVLRSRFTTAPPAVSEPQSPDSVGGVPGFYHSDNDDIDAEDDDGEEEEVEEKKSEVAGLGSKVNKSTYSLPKTAGTVGDKPFESGLPMLGGLGGGLVDDLREELGWMADFITA